CGAGGCGACCGTCGGCCCTGAACATCACCGGCTCGAGCGCATCGAAGATGATGCGACCGTCGAGCGCATCTCGGCGACGCTGCGAGACAAGCGCGTGTACATCGCGGACGGGCATCACCGGTACGAGACCGCGCTCAACTATCTCGCCGAGTACCGGGGCGTCGGTCCGAACGCTCCCGAGCGCTACACGCTCGCCTTTCTCTGCGCGCTCGACGATCCGGGCCTGAGCATCTTCGCGACGCATCGCATCGTGCGCGGAGCGGAGGTAGCTCTCGAGTCGGCGATCGCGCGGTCGTTCGACGTCAGCGAGATCGACCGCGGCGCCCTCGGCGACATACAGCCCGGCATCGTTGTCGCGCACGGCGGCAGGTTCCGCGCTCTAGAGCTGCGCGCGGGCACGGACGTGTCAGGGCTTCCCGGCGCGTGGCGGACGCTGCCCGTCGCGCTCGCGGAGGAATTCCTCGTGAAGCCCGCGCGCGAGGCCAGCGCGGAGATCACGTACGAGCACGACACCGAGCGGGCGATCGCCGCCGGCACCGCG
The DNA window shown above is from Candidatus Limnocylindria bacterium and carries:
- a CDS encoding DUF1015 family protein, which translates into the protein EATVGPEHHRLERIEDDATVERISATLRDKRVYIADGHHRYETALNYLAEYRGVGPNAPERYTLAFLCALDDPGLSIFATHRIVRGAEVALESAIARSFDVSEIDRGALGDIQPGIVVAHGGRFRALELRAGTDVSGLPGAWRTLPVALAEEFLVKPAREASAEITYEHDTERAIAAGTAILLRAVDPLILQRVADAGEKMPQKTTYFYPKVPAGLVVRTLDL